One Dromiciops gliroides isolate mDroGli1 chromosome 3, mDroGli1.pri, whole genome shotgun sequence DNA segment encodes these proteins:
- the LOC122750781 gene encoding olfactory receptor 51G2-like: MSVFNNSALYPQFLLTGFQGLEAKYSLISLPICLIYVISIAGNITILFIIRTEPSLHQPMYYFLSMLALTDLGLSSVTLPTMFSVFWFHAREISFIACAVQMYFIHVFSIIESAVLLAMAFDRVVAIRDPLRYSAILTNSVIIRIGLASAGRALILVFPVPFLLKRLQFHTINTLSYPFCLHQDLIKLTVSSRRISSIYGLMVVISSMGLDSVLLLLSYMLILVTVLSVASKAERVKALNTCISHICAVLTFYTPMIGLSMIRRYGQNASPMVHVLMADVYLLVPPLMNPIVYSVKTKQIRLRILKKLKKQKG; the protein is encoded by the coding sequence ATGTCTGTCTTCAATAACTCTGCCCTTTATCCTCAGTTCCTTTTAACAGGCTTCCAAGGGTTGGAGGCCAAGTATAGTTTGATCTCCCTCCCCATCTGCCTGATTTACGTCATTTCCATTGCAGGAAACATCACTATCCTCTTCATCATTCGGACAGAGCCCTCACTCCACCAGCCCATGTACTACTTTCTATCCATGTTGGCCCTGACAGATCTGGGTTTGTCTAGTGTGACCCTACCCACTATGTTTAGTGTCTTTTGGTTCCATGCCCGGGAGATCTCCTTCATTGCCTGTGCAGTCCAAATGTACTTCATCCATGTGTTCTCCATCATCGAGTCAGCTGTGTTGCTGGCCATGGCATTCGACCGTGTTGTGGCCATCCGGGACCCATTGCGCTATTCAGCCATTCTCACTAATAGTGTAATTATTAGGATTGGACTAGCCAGTGCTGGAAGAGCCCTTATCCTAGTCTTCCCAGTCCCTTTCCTCTTGAAAAGGTTGCAGTTCCATACCATCAATACTCTCTCCTACCCCTTTTGTCTGCACCAGGATCTCATCAAACTAACAGTGTCCAGTCGGAGGATCAGCAGCATCTATGGCCTCATGGTGGTCATATCCTCCATGGGACTAGATTCAGTATTGCTTCTCTTATCCTATATGCTCATCCTAGTCACAGTGCTGAGTGTTGCCTCCAAGGCAGAGCGTGTTAAAGCTCTCAATACTTGTATCTCCCATATCTGTGCTGTGCTTACCTTCTACACCCCCATGATTGGGTTGTCCATGATCCGCCGCTATGGGCAGAATGCCTCCCCAATGGTCCATGTGTTGATGGCTGATGTCTACCTGCTTGTCCCACCACTCATGAATCCTATTGTGTATAGTGTCAAGACCAAGCAGATTCGCCTGCGCATcctcaagaaattaaaaaagcaGAAGGGATAG